Within Oxobacter pfennigii, the genomic segment CTTTATGCTTATAAAAGTACATATTACACCTCAAATCCTTGCAATTATGTCCTGAAGCCTTATAAGCAGTTCCAGGTCATTTTTCAAATAATATGAAGGACTGAAATTCAAGTCGTAATCCATATTCTGTCCCTTATCTGGGCAGCGGGGGGCTATGAATACCTCTCCCAAACGGGACAGAGTAAGGTTTTTTTCATTTAGCACATGATATTCATTTTCCAAGGCAGACAATATGTCAATGGCATTTTCAATGGCTGTCCTTGAAAGATTGAAAATTGAAGAATTGTCTGCATCTTTTATAAATGTGGGTGAAGTATAAGGCAGTATATAATTTATGGAGGGAAGGAGGTTTCTTTCAGGATATACTCCTCTCCACAGCGCATCTCCGCCAATAAAGGGGTAAAGAGCATTTTCGTTGAACCAAATGTTGAGCTTAGGGATAAAGTAAACGCTGTCTACCTCTCGGTGCTGCATATCCATCAATTCTTTGCCCCTTCCTGATAATATGCCCACAATTATTTTGTGTACAAATACATCCTCTTTTTTAAATACTGCATCTACCGCCTTTACCCTGTGTCCCTTATGAAGCAGATCATCCACCAGGATTACTTTTCTTTTAAAGGAATGAATGGCTTTGGCCTGTATATCCAAATCAAGATAATATGGATAAGGTCCTATGGTAAAGGTCTTCATATCCGGGTAGAATAATTTTTCGGTATGCAATGCCTTTGTGACGGTATTTGGTATGATATATTTATCCAATATGTTCCCATAGGGTACGCACATAAAGGGACCGAGATTCTTAGGCTCTTCAATGTGTGTGGGGACATTGTTCTCCTGGCATATTTTCTTTATCATGAGCTCATGCTGCACATTTATATCAAAGGACAAAATAAGCTGCCCGGGATAGAGCTTTGTCATAGCTTTCTGCAGCTTTTTCCGTGTTTTTGATATTGCTTTCATTATTACAGAATTGCTTTTAAAAGGTTCCTTTAACACTGTTTCTATATCCAAATCAATTATGGACGGATTGGACATATCAACAACAAAGGCCGGGTTGTCATTATCAGGGATATCAAGCTTTATAAACCCTTGAAGTGTAAGGATTTCCATAACCTTTGGAGGGCACTTTTCATGTATTGAATCATAATAAACGGCGCTTTGATAATCCCCTGCAAGGCAGAAGGCTAAAGTTTCTGTTACAAGGACCTGCTCTAAAGCCTTGCCTTTCATTTTTTCATCCACAATAATTCCGTCAATGAGAACAATCCTTCCAATGGTATTATTGCGGACATATTTTGATAAAGCATCGTTTTTAAACTCACTGTAGAGATTGCTGGAAGGCACCCAGTGGAATATGGAGCAGCCTAAAATATTGCCGTTGGGACTGTCATAGAGGGTTATTATCCTGTATGAAGTATTGGCCGATAATTCCAAAAGGGCTTTTTTAATTCTGTCATATTCCTCGGGGTTTAAGGCCGCCAGCTTGTATATAATTTCCGGCTTTATGGATTCATAGATTTCAATTTTTCTGTCTATAGAGGATTGAAGCAAGGATTTTTCCTGGGGCTCTCTTTGATAAAACCCATGTTCGAAAATATACCGCTCGGCAAGGGAGTCTACAAAGTTTGAAATATCACGGTTTTCATCAATATGCTTTCTTATATGGGTGGAGCTTATTTCCGAATATTCCTTTGGCAAGGTAAGCCACAGGCATTCACCCTCAATATTTTTTATAATATCGCCTATTTTTTTGTTTTTGTCTGTATTGTCATTCCGGTCTATTATAATGTGAGGAAAAGAGTATATTGAATCCGAAGCTTTTTCACCTTCATAACAGGAGGCATTAAGGACAACATCGCTGCCCACCGCCATATACACCTCTGATTTGCCGAAGTTTTCCTTCAGTACCTTAAGATCATCAGGATTTGCAATATTGGCGGTGAAATTTTCGGGATACAGATACACCCTAGGTTCGTCTGCCGTTGATATTGAAGCTATCCTTCTCCTTAAAAGGTTGGGCAGAGTACGTTTAGACCATGAAAATTCATCGATGGAAAGATAAACCTCAAAGCCCAAATCCGCAACTCGTTTTACGATTTCCTTATGGCTTAAGGAAAATGGGTCGAAGGTTCCGGGAAAAAAGGCTATTTTTTCAGGAGTTTTAAGAACCAGATCTCCAATGGATAAAATATAATCGGATACAAACCTGTATATATGGTTGAGACCTGCCGAATTGGTTAAAAAAAGCAGCTGATCCTTTTTGTTGTCAACCAGAAGGACCAGTATTTTCTTTGCCGTAAGTGTGAATATATGGGCTTTCTCTTCTGTGTTTAAGTGTTCGGAGCCGAATATATCCTTACAAAATACGCTGAATGCTATTTGCTTTACGTGGATGTTATAGTCTCCTAAGGCATTAAGCAGTATTCCAAGCATCTTTTTAAGCCTGTCATGGAATTTATTAATATCTTCGAAAAAAGTGCTGCTGTACTTCGGGTAATGTTCAATACATACACCGATGGTTTTTAAAATCAAGGATTTAATCTGTGAATCGGATCTTTTGATTTTTACAGCTAAATCGTCTATTAATTCGTCAAGCTCTACTGGCTGCAGCCAAAGCATTACCTGTCCCAAATAATTTGGTATATACTCTGTAAAATGATAGCCTTCAATTTCTAATGCCCTGACCAATTCTACCGCCACCTCGTTTCGCTTGTCGGGAGAAAGGCCGGGCATTATTTTGACTATGGCCTCCCCGGCATTGGTACGGACATATTCCATGGCGCTGACTTTTAAAAGGTTACAAAGATGTATAGCAGTATGAAGCCCGTCTCCTTTAGGATTTTTCAGAGCTTGCTCCAGCAATATTTCAATTTGTGTCTTTTTTATTATCCAATTGGTAGCCGTCTTTAAATTGCTTAAAAACATTTCAGACTGTTCTTTATTATCCAGCCTGCAATTTTGCTCAAGCTCTGCTATAATTTCATCCTTCATTTCAAGATGGCGTGCAATTTTTAATTTCATATAATTTTCTGTAGGATATTTGCTCCGTGAAGCATGGCTTTCAATCAATTCTGTTAAGCCGGTATGCAAAGAGCAGGGTTCGTTTATTCTTAGCATGAGATTGTAGGCCGACTCATAGCCTGCCAGCTTTAAGGTTCCCCTTTCTTTATTAAGTACCTTTATTAAAAATAAAAATACCGGATTAAAATTGATATCGCAATAATCAAGGGGTATGTGTTCGGCGGTTTTTAATAGGTAGAGAAGGGAAGCCTTGCTTTTGCTGTCATAGTATTCATAAAACTTGAGCAAGGTATTCATAAGCTCATTTACAAGCCTTTTGGGGCAGTGTTCAAATACCGAGCTTACCATTGCACTTAAATTTATGCCGATCCATTCCTTGTATTCATCAATATACCTATGCCCGGGGTAAAGAAACAGATTGAGATATTCTTCAAAAATACTTCGGCTGGTTATATCCCCTCTTTGGATACTTACATCTCCGGGTATTTCTTTTCTGTAATCCTCATCATACATTGCAATTAGGGAACCAATTATTTCAGCTGTCCGGCGCCTTATATCCTCTTCGGGATGGGTTGCAAATTCAAAGAGAAATTTGAGGGTTTGGATTTTCTGCTTCTGAGTAAGGTAAGCAGAATATTCCTCAAATATCCTTATATATTCCCTCAAGCTTTTCCAGTCGGTAAGACTCCTCGCCGATTGGAGTATCATACTTAAAGAAAACTCATCCCTGAACTGGTGCATAAGGTTTATGTTGTGGTCTATTGCAAGGAATTTCAAGCTGTCCACAATTTCTTTTCCCTGCATCAGGGAATAAGCTGAAGGTTTGTATATAGAATCTGTGTTATCATATTCAAAATCAGGGTCTAAACTTATATTTTGCCTGAGCATATAATTTTCAAAATCCTCAAGCTTTGCATATATCTTCTGATAACGCTTAAGCTTATTTTCATCTACATTATCAAGCTTGCTTAATATGACATCAAAGGAATCCTTCAGGGAATAAAAATGCATTGTGCTTGAACCGTTTTCACTGTTTTTTCTTTTAACCCTGAAGTCTGCATATATTAAAAGCAGTGATTCCAAAGGGAGATTTTCAAGCTCCAAATCCCAGGTGGAATGATTGACTGCAATATGGCTTATATAATTTATATCAAATTTTTTAAACCACTGGTCGGTGTAATAATAGTGAAGATAGGGGACTCTTATAAGTTCAACGCCCTTGCAGCCGTATTTTCCTATATCATGTCCGGCAGCGGCACCGGAAACCCGGCCCAAATCCACGGGAATGCCCTTCTTTTTAAGCTGCCTTCCAAGAGTTAATGCAAGGTGATGAACACCGCATATATGGTCTAAAGTACTATAACCCATGACTTCTTTGCTTAATTTCATCATTTCATATATATAATCTCTGGCAAAGGCATTCATAAAGCTTAAATATTCTTTGGGACTTTCTAAATATTCAATTTCATTCTTTGTAAGAAAAACCATGGGGTATTTGCTCTGCCAGGTGCCGTCTTTGTTTTCCATCTGATAGCGGCTTATTATTCTCAAGGCATTTAAATAGAGGTTGCAGGCC encodes:
- a CDS encoding cytidyltransferase, whose translation is MSFKDLHAQFSKDLNISQSFIKKHINDAEFCEKLKAIIDKKNFSCSAVFDLTYKMINELSKADLPFDWLNYIYQFALYKSFPDAVTIKLDERLNVACNLYLNALRIISRYQMENKDGTWQSKYPMVFLTKNEIEYLESPKEYLSFMNAFARDYIYEMMKLSKEVMGYSTLDHICGVHHLALTLGRQLKKKGIPVDLGRVSGAAAGHDIGKYGCKGVELIRVPYLHYYYTDQWFKKFDINYISHIAVNHSTWDLELENLPLESLLLIYADFRVKRKNSENGSSTMHFYSLKDSFDVILSKLDNVDENKLKRYQKIYAKLEDFENYMLRQNISLDPDFEYDNTDSIYKPSAYSLMQGKEIVDSLKFLAIDHNINLMHQFRDEFSLSMILQSARSLTDWKSLREYIRIFEEYSAYLTQKQKIQTLKFLFEFATHPEEDIRRRTAEIIGSLIAMYDEDYRKEIPGDVSIQRGDITSRSIFEEYLNLFLYPGHRYIDEYKEWIGINLSAMVSSVFEHCPKRLVNELMNTLLKFYEYYDSKSKASLLYLLKTAEHIPLDYCDINFNPVFLFLIKVLNKERGTLKLAGYESAYNLMLRINEPCSLHTGLTELIESHASRSKYPTENYMKLKIARHLEMKDEIIAELEQNCRLDNKEQSEMFLSNLKTATNWIIKKTQIEILLEQALKNPKGDGLHTAIHLCNLLKVSAMEYVRTNAGEAIVKIMPGLSPDKRNEVAVELVRALEIEGYHFTEYIPNYLGQVMLWLQPVELDELIDDLAVKIKRSDSQIKSLILKTIGVCIEHYPKYSSTFFEDINKFHDRLKKMLGILLNALGDYNIHVKQIAFSVFCKDIFGSEHLNTEEKAHIFTLTAKKILVLLVDNKKDQLLFLTNSAGLNHIYRFVSDYILSIGDLVLKTPEKIAFFPGTFDPFSLSHKEIVKRVADLGFEVYLSIDEFSWSKRTLPNLLRRRIASISTADEPRVYLYPENFTANIANPDDLKVLKENFGKSEVYMAVGSDVVLNASCYEGEKASDSIYSFPHIIIDRNDNTDKNKKIGDIIKNIEGECLWLTLPKEYSEISSTHIRKHIDENRDISNFVDSLAERYIFEHGFYQREPQEKSLLQSSIDRKIEIYESIKPEIIYKLAALNPEEYDRIKKALLELSANTSYRIITLYDSPNGNILGCSIFHWVPSSNLYSEFKNDALSKYVRNNTIGRIVLIDGIIVDEKMKGKALEQVLVTETLAFCLAGDYQSAVYYDSIHEKCPPKVMEILTLQGFIKLDIPDNDNPAFVVDMSNPSIIDLDIETVLKEPFKSNSVIMKAISKTRKKLQKAMTKLYPGQLILSFDINVQHELMIKKICQENNVPTHIEEPKNLGPFMCVPYGNILDKYIIPNTVTKALHTEKLFYPDMKTFTIGPYPYYLDLDIQAKAIHSFKRKVILVDDLLHKGHRVKAVDAVFKKEDVFVHKIIVGILSGRGKELMDMQHREVDSVYFIPKLNIWFNENALYPFIGGDALWRGVYPERNLLPSINYILPYTSPTFIKDADNSSIFNLSRTAIENAIDILSALENEYHVLNEKNLTLSRLGEVFIAPRCPDKGQNMDYDLNFSPSYYLKNDLELLIRLQDIIARI